A section of the Pseudomonas tritici genome encodes:
- a CDS encoding extracellular solute-binding protein, with the protein MRLAFSYLFSSTLALLLASTAVIAAPQPYLTVYGEPAKYPAGFSHFDYANPNAPKGGSLRRSAIEIGRFDHVLPYIDKGIGVSQVDGWLYAPLAQRSLDEPYTVYGLVAEKMERAEDGLSLRFFLNPKARFADGKPITAEDVRYSFDLLMTQGSLRFRTLFADVKHVEVEGERQVRFDFSSNENRTLPLDIATLPVFPEHWWKTRDFANGGGYEAPLGSGPYTITKIDSGSTITFTRDPNWWGKDLPVSRGLYNFDHLSLEYFGDTEVARQVLRGGAYDFNREFSATGYSIGYNGPALDDGRLQRAHLAKQMPQAAQGYVFNVQKPMFKDRRVRQALAMLWDFEWANRQMMRNMYIRQQSFFSNSPLAASQLPSKEELAILEPLRGQIPDEVFTQVFKAPVTDGSGMIRDKQLQALALLEEAGWKPEGDKLVNAEGEPLEFTFLNTQNGLERLLLPYKRNLAQIGITLNIRRIDSSQYVNRIMTRDYDMIVIGFPVTTSPGMELYNYFGSAAAYDPGANNYMVLKDPAVDTLIKGLVKADTQAQMLTYAHALDRVLQWNYLWIPNYYPPGTSAAWWNRFGRPAIEAKNDEALETWWEISPTPLTNEQMTAELKKRGGSR; encoded by the coding sequence ATGCGATTGGCTTTTTCCTACCTGTTTAGCTCGACCCTGGCCCTGCTGCTGGCCAGCACCGCCGTGATTGCGGCGCCCCAACCTTACCTGACGGTATACGGCGAACCGGCCAAGTACCCCGCCGGCTTTAGCCATTTCGACTACGCCAACCCGAATGCCCCCAAGGGCGGCAGCCTGCGCCGCTCGGCCATTGAGATCGGGCGTTTCGACCATGTGCTGCCGTATATCGACAAGGGCATCGGCGTTTCCCAGGTCGACGGCTGGCTATACGCGCCCCTCGCCCAGCGCTCCCTGGATGAGCCCTATACGGTCTACGGCCTGGTCGCCGAAAAAATGGAACGCGCCGAGGACGGCCTGTCGCTGCGCTTTTTCCTCAACCCCAAGGCACGTTTTGCCGACGGCAAGCCAATCACCGCCGAAGACGTGCGCTACAGCTTCGACCTGTTGATGACCCAGGGCAGCCTGCGTTTTCGCACGCTGTTCGCCGACGTCAAGCACGTCGAAGTCGAAGGCGAGCGCCAGGTGCGTTTTGACTTCTCCAGCAATGAAAACCGCACCCTGCCCCTGGACATTGCCACCCTGCCCGTCTTCCCCGAGCACTGGTGGAAAACCCGTGATTTCGCCAATGGTGGCGGTTACGAGGCCCCACTGGGCAGCGGTCCGTACACGATCACCAAGATCGACTCCGGCAGCACCATCACCTTTACCCGCGACCCGAATTGGTGGGGCAAGGACTTGCCTGTCAGCCGCGGCCTGTACAACTTCGATCACTTGAGCCTGGAATATTTCGGTGACACCGAAGTGGCCCGCCAGGTCTTGCGCGGCGGCGCCTACGATTTCAACCGCGAATTTTCCGCCACCGGTTATTCCATCGGCTACAACGGCCCGGCCCTCGATGATGGCCGCCTGCAACGCGCTCATTTGGCCAAGCAGATGCCGCAAGCGGCCCAGGGTTATGTGTTCAACGTGCAAAAGCCGATGTTCAAGGACCGCCGCGTGCGCCAGGCGCTCGCGATGCTGTGGGACTTCGAATGGGCCAATCGGCAGATGATGCGCAACATGTACATCCGCCAGCAGAGCTTCTTCTCTAATAGCCCGCTGGCTGCCAGTCAGTTACCCAGCAAAGAAGAGCTGGCGATTCTTGAGCCCTTGCGCGGCCAGATTCCCGACGAGGTCTTCACCCAGGTCTTCAAGGCACCGGTGACCGATGGCAGCGGCATGATCCGCGACAAGCAGTTGCAAGCCCTGGCCTTGCTGGAAGAAGCCGGCTGGAAACCTGAAGGCGATAAACTGGTGAACGCCGAGGGCGAGCCGCTGGAGTTCACCTTCCTCAATACGCAGAACGGCCTCGAGCGTCTGCTGCTGCCGTACAAACGCAACCTGGCCCAGATCGGCATCACCTTGAATATCCGCCGTATCGACTCCTCGCAGTATGTAAACCGAATCATGACGCGAGATTACGACATGATCGTAATCGGCTTCCCGGTTACCACGTCGCCCGGCATGGAGCTGTACAACTACTTCGGCTCGGCGGCGGCCTATGACCCCGGCGCCAATAACTACATGGTGCTCAAGGACCCGGCCGTCGACACCTTGATCAAGGGCTTGGTCAAGGCCGATACCCAGGCGCAGATGCTCACCTACGCCCACGCGCTGGACCGGGTACTGCAATGGAATTACCTGTGGATCCCCAACTACTACCCACCGGGCACCTCGGCCGCGTGGTGGAACCGCTTCGGTCGCCCGGCCATCGAGGCGAAGAACGACGAAGCCTTGGAAACCTGGTGGGAAATCAGCCCCACGCCACTGACGAATGAACAAATGACAGCCGAGCTGAAAAAACGCGGAGGTTCGCGCTGA
- a CDS encoding ABC transporter permease: MLNLSPVARRRFERFKKNRRGWWSLWLFIGLFILTLGGELIANDKPLVLSFKNELYFPVFKRYTEQQFGGQLPFQADYRSDYVQKLIKQDGGWMLFPPIPFSDDTPNYELTRPAPSPPSTVNWLGTDDQSRDVLARVIFGARVSILFALALTAISAAIGIAAGALQGYYGGWVDLIGQRVLEVWSGLPVLYLLIILSGFVEPNFWWLLGIMALFSWLALVDVVRAEFLRGRNLEYVKAARALGLGDGKIIRRHILPNAMTATLSYLPFILTGAISTLSALDFLGFGMPAGSASLGELIAQGKQNLQAPWLGLTAFFTLALILSLLVFIGEALRDAFDPRS; the protein is encoded by the coding sequence ATGCTTAATTTGTCTCCCGTTGCCCGTCGGCGTTTCGAGCGGTTCAAGAAGAACCGTCGCGGCTGGTGGTCGCTGTGGCTGTTTATCGGCCTGTTTATCCTGACCCTCGGCGGCGAGTTGATCGCCAATGACAAGCCTTTGGTGCTGAGCTTCAAGAACGAGCTGTATTTCCCGGTATTCAAGCGTTACACCGAGCAGCAATTCGGCGGCCAGCTGCCGTTCCAGGCCGACTATCGCAGCGATTACGTGCAAAAGCTGATCAAACAAGACGGCGGCTGGATGCTGTTCCCGCCGATCCCGTTCAGCGATGACACGCCCAACTACGAACTGACCCGCCCTGCCCCCAGCCCACCTTCAACGGTGAACTGGCTGGGCACCGATGACCAGTCGCGGGATGTGTTGGCGCGGGTGATCTTTGGCGCACGGGTGTCGATCCTGTTTGCCTTGGCGCTCACGGCGATCAGCGCCGCCATCGGCATTGCCGCGGGTGCCTTGCAGGGCTACTACGGTGGCTGGGTGGATTTGATTGGCCAGCGCGTTCTGGAGGTGTGGTCGGGGCTGCCGGTGCTGTACCTGCTGATCATCCTGTCCGGCTTTGTCGAGCCGAATTTCTGGTGGCTGCTGGGGATCATGGCGCTGTTTTCCTGGCTGGCCCTGGTGGATGTGGTGCGCGCCGAGTTCCTGCGCGGGCGCAACCTGGAATACGTCAAGGCCGCCCGAGCGTTGGGGTTGGGTGACGGCAAGATCATTCGCCGGCATATCCTGCCCAACGCGATGACCGCGACGTTGAGCTACCTGCCGTTTATCTTGACGGGGGCGATTTCGACCTTGAGCGCCCTGGACTTCCTGGGCTTTGGCATGCCGGCAGGCAGCGCCTCGCTGGGCGAACTGATCGCCCAGGGTAAACAGAACCTGCAAGCGCCGTGGCTGGGCCTGACGGCGTTTTTCACCTTGGCGCTGATCCTGTCGCTGCTGGTCTTTATCGGCGAGGCATTGCGTGATGCCTTCGACCCCCGTTCATGA
- a CDS encoding aldo/keto reductase: protein MRTIDLAGVPVPVIGQGTWRMGENPDQHRAEVAALQLGIDEGMTLIDTAEMYGEGGAETVVGEAIRGRRDQVFLVSKVYPHNASHKGVPRACEASLQRLGTHYIDLYLLHWRGQYPLEETVDAFERLREAGKIGRWGVSNFDVADLQELASPACATNQVLYNIEERGIEFDLLPWWQQHHLPLMAYCPIAQGGELLASPTLKQIARRHEVTPAQVSLAWVLRQDGVIAIPKAVTPEHVRLNAAAAKLVLDEHDLDAIDRVFGAPKRKHPLAMV from the coding sequence ATGCGTACCATTGATCTGGCGGGCGTTCCCGTCCCTGTCATCGGCCAGGGAACCTGGCGCATGGGCGAAAACCCCGACCAGCACCGCGCCGAAGTCGCGGCGTTGCAACTGGGCATTGATGAGGGCATGACCCTGATCGATACCGCCGAAATGTATGGCGAGGGTGGTGCTGAAACAGTCGTCGGCGAAGCCATTCGCGGTCGGCGTGACCAGGTGTTCCTGGTGAGCAAGGTCTACCCGCACAACGCCAGTCACAAAGGCGTTCCCCGTGCCTGTGAAGCCAGCCTCCAACGCCTGGGCACGCACTACATTGATCTATATCTGTTGCACTGGCGCGGCCAATATCCTCTTGAAGAAACCGTCGACGCCTTTGAGCGCTTGCGCGAAGCCGGCAAGATTGGCCGCTGGGGCGTCTCCAATTTCGACGTGGCCGACCTGCAGGAGCTCGCATCTCCAGCCTGCGCCACCAACCAAGTGCTCTACAACATCGAGGAGCGTGGTATCGAATTCGACCTGCTGCCCTGGTGGCAACAGCATCACTTGCCCTTGATGGCGTACTGCCCGATCGCCCAGGGTGGCGAGCTGTTGGCCAGCCCGACCCTCAAGCAGATAGCGCGGCGCCACGAGGTTACGCCCGCCCAGGTTTCCCTGGCCTGGGTGTTGCGCCAGGACGGTGTTATCGCGATACCCAAGGCCGTCACCCCCGAGCACGTGCGACTCAACGCAGCGGCCGCCAAGCTGGTACTGGATGAGCACGACTTGGACGCTATCGATCGCGTGTTTGGCGCGCCCAAGCGCAAGCACCCGTTGGCGATGGTTTAG
- a CDS encoding DUF1543 domain-containing protein, translated as MLFVVMLGGKHPRAKIEVHDVVFAVADTLEAAYPQLRADWFGSPKGVHIDSWMAVDGVDGWKVEISHLAPSAGAHHLYFINLGGYEANSFGEAHHYLLVVARNKQEAMSKGKQQMLRHWSQAHTDAVMDIDDCLPIDLVDGRYVHLVQGPHRPILQQNDYIVLL; from the coding sequence ATGCTGTTTGTCGTCATGCTCGGGGGTAAGCACCCACGCGCAAAGATTGAAGTGCACGATGTGGTATTCGCTGTGGCGGACACGCTGGAAGCGGCCTACCCGCAATTACGCGCTGACTGGTTCGGCAGCCCCAAGGGCGTGCATATCGATTCGTGGATGGCAGTGGACGGCGTCGACGGCTGGAAAGTCGAGATAAGCCACTTGGCACCGTCTGCCGGCGCGCATCACCTGTATTTCATCAACCTGGGCGGTTATGAAGCCAATAGCTTTGGCGAGGCCCACCACTATCTGCTGGTGGTCGCACGCAACAAGCAGGAAGCGATGAGCAAAGGCAAGCAACAGATGCTGCGCCACTGGTCCCAGGCCCATACTGACGCCGTGATGGACATAGACGACTGCCTCCCCATCGATCTGGTGGACGGCCGTTATGTGCATTTAGTGCAAGGCCCGCACCGGCCCATCCTCCAGCAAAACGACTATATCGTCTTGCTTTGA
- a CDS encoding microcin C ABC transporter permease YejB, whose translation MFAYIVRRLLLIIPTLVIILLVNFVIVQAAPGGPVEQAIAHLQGIGGGGVGGSSGEGISSGSRASRGLDPKLIKDIEKQYGFDKPAPERLWLMLKSYAQLDFGNSFFRGKTVIDLILEKMPVTISLGLWATLITYLVSIPLGIRKAVRHGSSFDVWSSTAIVIGYAMPAFLFAMFLIVVFAGGTSLNWFPVRGLVSENFEELSTVGKIADYFWHLVLPVTSLVIGGFATLTILTKNSFLNEITRQYVVTARAKGLSERRVLYGHVFRNAMLLVISGIPQAFISVFFAGSLLIEVIFSLDGLGRMSYEAAVSRDYPVVFGSLFIFTLFGLLIKLIGDLCYTLVDPRIDFAARNA comes from the coding sequence ATGTTTGCCTATATCGTGCGGCGCTTGTTGCTGATCATCCCGACGCTGGTGATCATCCTGCTGGTAAATTTTGTGATCGTACAGGCCGCCCCCGGCGGTCCGGTTGAGCAAGCCATCGCCCACCTGCAAGGCATCGGCGGCGGTGGTGTCGGGGGTTCATCCGGCGAAGGCATCAGCAGCGGTTCCCGCGCCAGTCGTGGCCTGGACCCGAAGTTGATCAAGGACATCGAAAAACAATACGGTTTCGACAAGCCCGCGCCGGAACGCCTGTGGCTGATGCTCAAGAGCTATGCCCAGTTGGATTTTGGTAACAGCTTCTTTCGCGGCAAAACAGTGATCGACCTGATCCTGGAAAAAATGCCCGTGACCATTTCACTTGGTTTATGGGCAACGCTGATCACCTACCTGGTGTCGATCCCCCTGGGCATTCGCAAGGCCGTGCGCCACGGCAGCAGCTTCGATGTGTGGAGCAGCACCGCGATCGTCATCGGCTATGCCATGCCAGCCTTCTTGTTTGCGATGTTCCTGATCGTGGTTTTTGCCGGCGGCACCTCGCTGAACTGGTTCCCGGTGCGCGGGCTGGTCTCGGAAAACTTCGAAGAACTGAGCACCGTGGGCAAGATCGCCGATTATTTCTGGCACCTGGTATTGCCGGTGACGTCGTTGGTGATTGGCGGTTTCGCCACGCTGACGATCCTCACCAAAAACTCGTTCCTCAATGAAATCACGCGCCAGTACGTGGTTACCGCACGCGCCAAAGGTTTGAGCGAAAGACGCGTGCTGTACGGTCATGTATTCCGCAACGCCATGTTGCTTGTGATCTCGGGCATTCCCCAGGCGTTTATCAGTGTGTTCTTCGCCGGTTCCTTGCTGATCGAAGTGATCTTCTCCCTCGACGGCCTGGGCCGCATGAGCTACGAAGCCGCCGTATCGCGGGACTATCCGGTGGTATTCGGCTCGTTGTTTATCTTCACGTTGTTCGGCCTCTTGATAAAACTGATCGGTGACCTCTGCTACACCTTGGTGGACCCGCGTATCGACTTCGCCGCGAGGAACGCCTGA
- a CDS encoding ABC transporter ATP-binding protein, translated as MNLIEIRDLSVAFTGQTVVRNLSLDVRPGECLALVGESGSGKSVTAHSILQLLPEAGTQTTGSVKYRGQELIGASAATLQKLRGNRIAMIFQEPMTSLNPLHSIEKQIGETLLLHKGLGGKAAQARILELLELVGIQKPQERLKAYPHQLSGGQRQRVMIAMALACEPELLIADEPTTALDVTVQRKILLLLKSLQQRLGMSLLLISHDLNLVRSIAQRVCVMRAGEIVEQADCQTLFNSPQHPYSRLLLDAEPAGDALCSDERETVLQVDDLSVQFPLSSGLFRSKTYLRAVDGISLSVQRGKTLGIVGESGSGKSTLGQAILRLLDSSGSIRFQGAALDPLNNQQMRPWRKQMQVVFQDPYGSLSPRMTVEQIISEGLEVHAPCSLADRDAQVVQVLKDVGLDPASRHRYPHEFSGGQRQRIAIARALVLKPALMLLDEPTSALDRTVQKQVVALLRELQEKYGLTYLFISHDLAVVRAMAHDMIVIKDGKVVEAGASHQVFDSPQHAYTKELLAAAHIPL; from the coding sequence ATGAACCTGATCGAAATCCGCGACCTCAGCGTCGCGTTCACTGGCCAGACCGTGGTGCGCAACCTGAGCCTGGATGTGCGCCCCGGCGAATGCCTGGCGCTGGTCGGCGAGTCGGGCTCGGGCAAGTCGGTGACGGCCCATTCGATCCTGCAATTGCTGCCCGAAGCCGGTACGCAAACCACAGGTTCGGTGAAGTATCGAGGCCAGGAATTGATCGGTGCCTCAGCGGCTACCCTGCAAAAGCTGCGCGGCAACCGCATTGCGATGATCTTCCAGGAGCCGATGACCTCCCTCAATCCACTGCACAGCATCGAAAAGCAGATCGGCGAAACCCTGCTGCTGCACAAGGGCCTGGGCGGCAAGGCGGCGCAGGCGCGCATCCTCGAATTGCTGGAGCTGGTGGGTATCCAGAAACCCCAGGAGCGGCTTAAGGCCTACCCGCACCAGCTCTCCGGTGGCCAACGCCAGCGGGTGATGATCGCCATGGCCCTGGCCTGCGAGCCGGAGTTGCTGATCGCCGACGAACCCACCACCGCCCTGGACGTGACCGTGCAGCGCAAGATCCTGCTGCTGCTCAAGTCCTTACAGCAACGCCTGGGCATGTCGCTGCTGCTGATCAGCCATGACCTCAACCTGGTGCGCAGCATTGCCCAACGCGTGTGCGTAATGCGCGCCGGGGAGATTGTCGAACAGGCCGACTGCCAGACCCTGTTCAATTCGCCTCAGCACCCTTACAGCCGCCTGCTGCTGGATGCTGAACCGGCCGGTGATGCGCTGTGCAGCGATGAGCGCGAGACGGTGTTGCAGGTCGACGACCTGAGCGTGCAATTCCCGCTGAGCAGCGGCCTGTTTCGGAGCAAAACCTATCTGCGTGCGGTGGATGGCATCAGCCTCAGCGTGCAGCGCGGCAAGACCCTGGGGATCGTCGGCGAGTCTGGCTCGGGTAAATCCACCTTGGGCCAGGCGATCCTGCGTTTGCTCGACTCCAGCGGCAGCATCCGCTTCCAGGGTGCAGCCCTCGACCCGCTGAATAACCAGCAAATGCGCCCATGGCGCAAGCAGATGCAGGTGGTGTTCCAGGACCCTTACGGCAGCCTCAGCCCGCGCATGACCGTGGAGCAGATCATCAGCGAAGGCCTGGAAGTGCACGCACCGTGCAGCCTGGCCGATCGCGATGCACAGGTGGTTCAGGTGCTCAAGGACGTGGGCCTTGACCCTGCCAGCCGGCACCGTTATCCGCATGAGTTTTCTGGCGGTCAGCGCCAACGTATCGCCATCGCCCGCGCCCTGGTGCTCAAGCCGGCGCTGATGCTGCTGGACGAACCCACCTCGGCCCTCGATCGTACGGTGCAGAAACAAGTGGTGGCACTGCTGCGTGAACTGCAAGAGAAATACGGCCTGACTTACCTGTTTATCAGCCATGACCTGGCGGTGGTGCGCGCCATGGCCCACGACATGATCGTGATCAAGGACGGCAAGGTGGTGGAGGCCGGCGCGAGCCACCAGGTGTTTGATTCGCCGCAGCATGCCTATACCAAAGAGCTTTTAGCCGCGGCGCACATTCCCCTGTAG
- a CDS encoding Hcp family type VI secretion system effector: MPTPAYLSITGVKQGLITAGTFTQDSVGNIYQEGHEDQILVQAFAHQVIIPRDPQSGQPTGQRVHKPLMISKVFDKSSPLLFSALTSGEEVKCRLEWLRTSSAGTQEHYFTIELEGATIVDIQSRMPNCQDPDNAHFTHLEDVYFTYRKIVWTHEVSGTSGSDDWRSPVAG; the protein is encoded by the coding sequence ATGCCAACACCCGCGTATCTCTCCATCACCGGTGTCAAACAAGGTTTGATTACGGCAGGCACGTTTACCCAGGACTCGGTAGGTAACATTTATCAGGAAGGCCATGAGGACCAGATCCTGGTCCAGGCCTTTGCTCATCAGGTGATCATTCCCCGCGATCCGCAGTCGGGCCAGCCAACGGGCCAGAGGGTCCATAAGCCCTTGATGATCAGCAAGGTCTTCGATAAGTCTTCGCCATTGCTGTTCAGCGCATTGACCAGCGGCGAAGAGGTCAAGTGTCGGCTGGAATGGTTGCGCACCTCGTCGGCCGGCACCCAGGAACACTACTTCACCATTGAGTTGGAGGGGGCGACCATCGTTGACATCCAGTCACGCATGCCCAATTGCCAGGACCCGGACAACGCCCATTTCACGCACCTGGAAGATGTGTACTTCACGTATCGCAAGATCGTGTGGACCCATGAAGTGTCCGGGACATCGGGGTCTGATGACTGGCGCAGCCCGGTTGCGGGCTAG
- a CDS encoding sigma-54 interaction domain-containing protein, whose product MNITDNLKDYQQVRGLAIQSLFEIIEQSSEGTVIVDRDANIVWMNERYAKRFGLKSADEAIGQPCEQVISNSLLRQVVRNDQPILLDIQDTPKGPLVVMRLPIHNDAGAVIGAIGFALFDELRNLSPLIERYLSMQQELASTRSLLRSRQSKYNFAHFIGTSAASLEVKRRARRSASAESPVLLLGETGTGKELLAQAIHGASTRAHKAFVSVNSAAIPADLLEAEFFGTAPGAFTGADRKGRPGKFQIAQGGTLFLDEIGDMPLPLQSKLLRVLQEKEFEPVGSNEMLHSDVRVIAATSMDLEAAIKRGEFRADLYYRLNVLPIHVPPLRERLEDIPALSEAILEELRSQHELDHEALALLAQHAWPGNIRELRNVLERAALLSDDLVLDAREIRAAIGTFTPVQRGSAVVPVEGESFSVARERFDRQVIGAALEACEGNVVEAAKRLGLGRSTLYKKMVALGINESQ is encoded by the coding sequence ATGAACATCACCGATAACCTCAAGGATTACCAACAGGTTCGCGGCCTGGCCATCCAGTCGCTGTTCGAGATTATCGAGCAGTCCAGCGAGGGCACGGTGATTGTCGACCGCGACGCCAATATTGTCTGGATGAACGAGCGTTACGCCAAGCGTTTCGGCCTGAAAAGCGCCGATGAAGCCATCGGCCAGCCCTGCGAACAGGTGATTTCCAACAGCCTGCTGCGCCAGGTGGTGCGCAATGATCAGCCGATCCTGCTGGATATCCAGGACACGCCCAAAGGCCCGCTGGTGGTGATGCGCCTGCCGATCCACAACGACGCAGGCGCGGTGATCGGGGCGATTGGTTTTGCCTTGTTTGATGAGCTGCGCAACCTGTCGCCATTGATCGAACGTTACCTGAGCATGCAACAGGAGCTGGCCTCCACCCGCTCATTGCTGCGTTCGCGCCAGAGCAAATACAACTTCGCGCACTTCATCGGCACCAGCGCCGCCAGCCTTGAAGTGAAACGCCGGGCGCGGCGCAGTGCGAGTGCCGAATCGCCGGTATTGTTACTGGGGGAAACCGGCACGGGTAAGGAGTTGCTCGCCCAGGCGATTCACGGCGCCTCCACGCGGGCGCACAAGGCCTTTGTCAGCGTCAACAGCGCGGCGATTCCCGCAGACCTGTTGGAAGCCGAGTTCTTCGGCACCGCACCGGGCGCGTTTACCGGTGCTGACCGCAAGGGCCGTCCCGGTAAATTCCAGATCGCCCAAGGCGGCACGCTGTTCCTCGACGAGATCGGGGACATGCCCCTGCCGCTGCAAAGCAAATTGCTGCGGGTATTGCAGGAAAAAGAATTTGAGCCAGTAGGCTCCAACGAGATGCTGCACAGCGATGTGCGGGTAATAGCCGCCACGTCGATGGACCTGGAAGCGGCAATCAAGCGCGGTGAGTTTCGTGCGGACCTGTATTACCGGCTGAATGTGCTCCCAATCCACGTGCCGCCGTTGCGTGAGCGGTTGGAGGATATCCCGGCGTTGAGTGAGGCGATCCTTGAGGAACTGCGCAGCCAGCATGAACTGGATCATGAAGCGTTAGCGTTGTTGGCGCAGCATGCGTGGCCGGGGAATATCCGTGAGCTGCGTAACGTGCTGGAGCGCGCGGCGTTGTTGAGTGATGACTTGGTGTTGGATGCCCGGGAAATTCGTGCGGCGATTGGTACGTTCACCCCGGTGCAGCGTGGCAGTGCGGTGGTGCCGGTCGAGGGGGAGAGTTTCAGTGTGGCGCGGGAGCGGTTTGATCGGCAGGTGATTGGGGCGGCGTTGGAGGCGTGTGAGGGGAATGTGGTGGAGGCGGCGAAGCGGCTGGGGCTTGGGCGGTCGACGTTGTATAAGAAAATGGTGGCGTTGGGGATCAACGAGTCTCAATAA
- a CDS encoding GntP family permease, whose translation MSVIIALAALALLMLAAYRGYSVILFAPIAALGAVLLTDPSAVAPAFTGVFMEKMVGFIKLYFPVFLLGAVFGKLIELSGFSRSIVAAAIRLLGTRQAMLVIVLVCALLTYGGVSLFVVVFAVYPFAAEMFRQSNIPKRLIPATIALGAFSFTMDALPGTPQIQNIIPSTFFNTTAWAAPWLGLIGTIFVFCAGMLYLARQRNKAQRAGEGYGTELRNEPETAENLTLPNPWIALSPLILVGVMNLLFTHWIPQWYGKTHSLSLPGMSAPVTTDIAKLTAIWAVQAALLVGIIMVLVFGWKAIKSKLAEGSKSAVSGALLAAMNTASEYGFGAVIASLPGFLVLADWLKGIPNPLVNEAITVTLLAGITGSASGGMSIALAAMSESFISAAHAANIPLEVLHRVAAMASGGMDTLPHNGAVITLLAVTGLTHREAYKDIFGITIIKTLAVFVVIGTFYATGIV comes from the coding sequence ATGAGTGTGATCATTGCCCTGGCAGCCCTGGCGCTGCTGATGCTGGCTGCCTACCGTGGCTATAGCGTTATCCTGTTCGCCCCCATCGCCGCGCTCGGCGCTGTCCTGCTCACCGACCCGTCCGCCGTCGCCCCTGCCTTTACCGGGGTGTTCATGGAGAAAATGGTCGGCTTTATCAAACTGTATTTCCCGGTGTTCCTGCTCGGTGCGGTGTTTGGCAAGCTGATCGAGTTGTCGGGCTTCTCGCGCTCTATTGTCGCCGCCGCGATCCGTTTGCTCGGCACGCGCCAGGCGATGCTGGTGATCGTATTGGTCTGCGCCCTGCTCACCTATGGCGGCGTGTCGCTGTTCGTGGTGGTGTTTGCGGTGTACCCGTTTGCGGCGGAGATGTTTCGCCAGAGCAATATTCCCAAGCGGCTGATCCCGGCAACCATCGCCCTAGGTGCGTTTTCGTTCACCATGGACGCCCTGCCCGGCACGCCGCAGATCCAGAACATCATCCCCAGTACTTTCTTCAACACCACAGCCTGGGCCGCGCCGTGGCTGGGGTTGATCGGCACAATCTTCGTGTTCTGCGCCGGCATGCTCTACCTGGCGCGTCAGCGCAACAAAGCCCAGCGCGCGGGCGAAGGCTATGGCACCGAGCTGCGCAACGAGCCCGAAACCGCTGAAAACCTGACCCTGCCCAACCCATGGATCGCGCTGTCGCCGCTGATTCTGGTGGGGGTGATGAACCTGTTGTTCACCCACTGGATCCCGCAGTGGTACGGCAAGACCCACAGCCTCAGCCTGCCGGGCATGAGCGCGCCGGTGACCACCGACATCGCCAAGCTGACCGCAATCTGGGCGGTGCAGGCGGCGTTGCTGGTGGGCATCATCATGGTGCTAGTGTTTGGCTGGAAGGCGATCAAAAGCAAGCTCGCCGAAGGCAGTAAAAGTGCGGTCAGCGGTGCGCTGCTGGCGGCGATGAACACCGCCTCGGAATACGGTTTTGGCGCAGTGATTGCCTCGTTGCCAGGCTTTTTGGTACTGGCAGACTGGCTCAAAGGCATTCCCAACCCGCTGGTCAACGAAGCAATTACCGTGACCCTGCTGGCCGGTATCACCGGCTCCGCGTCGGGCGGCATGAGCATTGCCTTGGCGGCAATGTCCGAGAGCTTTATTTCGGCGGCCCATGCGGCCAATATCCCCCTTGAAGTGCTGCACCGGGTGGCTGCCATGGCCAGCGGCGGCATGGACACCCTGCCCCACAACGGCGCGGTGATCACGCTGTTGGCGGTGACTGGCCTGACCCACCGCGAAGCCTACAAGGACATTTTCGGCATCACGATCATCAAGACCCTCGCGGTGTTCGTGGTGATCGGTACTTTCTACGCCACCGGCATTGTGTGA
- a CDS encoding peptidylprolyl isomerase produces MAKATARHILVSTEDKCNELKAQIEGGADFAEIAKANSSCPSSRDGGNLGSFGPGQMVKEFDTVVFSAPVNTVQGPVKTQFGYHLLEVTSRQD; encoded by the coding sequence ATGGCCAAAGCCACCGCCCGTCACATCCTCGTTTCCACTGAAGACAAGTGCAACGAACTCAAGGCCCAAATCGAAGGCGGCGCCGATTTCGCAGAAATCGCCAAAGCCAACTCCAGCTGCCCGTCCAGCCGCGACGGCGGCAACCTGGGCTCGTTCGGTCCAGGCCAGATGGTAAAAGAGTTCGACACTGTCGTATTCAGCGCCCCGGTCAACACCGTGCAAGGCCCGGTGAAAACCCAGTTCGGCTACCACCTGCTGGAAGTCACCAGCCGCCAGGACTGA